A single genomic interval of Stieleria maiorica harbors:
- a CDS encoding tetratricopeptide repeat protein has translation MFLASVFWSFFGAVGFTAEPERPGESAGRPAVTGVVNIPVVVHDAMQDRRYQDAIKAIESELQTDDTADSDYLLYLKALALSHLDRRDDAVAAYLELEQKYPGSDWISRSRFGRAAVAVADRQYNVAGEIYRAEAERLLSRGRKNELAKIYLEFADRFFEGVPSNDPAKVKQPDFSQALEYYREAKKLGPTIRRQQQIEFRVARCIEELNQLDEAIQAYQQFLNDHGDEKPKSGTSASIELRSDAMYRLGLCQLKNNQHSAARRTWQDFLSKNERRGDTNTVLADRLADAKYRLAHTYGIPAPASDGDLELGVTQAEQFLAAYPDHKLAPKAQLEIAQGFESRRRNLQAVDRLESLIANPKYRGSDQLAVARRMLGQSYLAQNEFDKAIEAWKEFLEQHPTDSQWPEVQQNIIKAEFAAADHARKEKNYSVARSLWQTFLNKYPLDPRAPDILLQFGEMNYRDALARHQQRIDVAIQQGRSETEIRLDQTCRERFEDAIADWQRLVEKYPGTDQASLASLRIGITLEDQLGRRKEALESYRKVQGASESVAKRRITRLTSPELQVMTQRKFRSDEKAQILLTTRNLENVSVAAYTIDMTDYFRKMHLATGVEKLDIALIDPDEQFQHTVVDYEPFKRIEQEVTIPIDGPGVTAVTVSSDKMEATTMVVVSDLDILVKSSRNELFLFAQNMRTGKPAQGVSILVSDGSSVFEERLTDNEGIVRSQSRRLRDIKDLRVFAVGEGHVASTVTNLNGLDFAVGLVPTGHLFTDRPVYRPGELVHLKGIVRWVDQDRFAFRPGEVFVLDVYDARGRMLKTEKLTLNAVGALSTNMMLPPNAVAGNYRVHLHRRATPQQSELSFESQFLVKQFKLEPVQLTIDTDEDVYFRGDEIKATVSLAYHYGAPLPNVEIQYSIGTDGDVQSATTNADGTVELRFPTRRFSESQAVGIRVDCPQRNVSGSRTVFLATRGFNVNVSTARSVFLAGETFDVNVDVIDPAGTPVGTPVKLEVFEVTQANDHAHARRSRSGNWGERLTETFDVTTDPATGKVTQTIQIDRGGSYIVRATAEDRFGNSISGQTRLHLSGDDDTTRLRVLANQHHYRVGDTATVRLHWREAPTLALITFDGASVLGHRLVDLKQGENSIEVPIDADLAPNFFLSASVMQPGKLHHALSGFVVNKGLQLKLTPSVTSLAPTERVKLGIEVTDSGGRPVAAELTLSMVRSSLLERFGPDARGPAPGGIVQAFTSGLRQRRMRQTSSCQFSYATQTRSINQALLVESERRSRRSAEADAVADLFANDAADFEYARIAGDLIVEDEPNSGARSGAFGYAGVARFGQTFGTNFDVDGNGTIDQLRDLQARGQQALDPGATRGFDSSLQHMFFHKARNGRDGRSAAQYAQTMHRVPPPAPWSENLAKSIKASGRIDSQSLQRRDITINGLTADGRWLVVNGMSDDEVVQLASTDGVQMFAEALSGETGFWDPVVATDAEGKAEIEITMPADSTAWTLRADAISIDALAGSDAVDLVTRKDLFGQLRAPLALTVGDKADITAEVHNSLDGPRTVNVTLKSTMGDQSLEQRQRIEVKDAGIETLTFPVEVVQADRVQFELIVQSDGVDPDRYVSVAEVLPYGYPVYQTASGTASQNTLAIVQLDPDQKSRGQSLELMIGGQIHQTLLDSLLRAESFVPLRCFPTSLLDRSAADCMGGIAVLKSIRRSAQRDTPQAVRVSQQIAAAVSTLVASQRDDGSWSLGGDVTGPPDPISTARSMWALAEARRAGFAVPERQFESGVAFLKKAFADDPDLNRQAVLLAAIAECGSGDFALANRLYRERNRLDAYGLVQLMLALTSLHHNEMAAELIPVIKSETSELRSTVGSTSVEVTALQLIALQRMQLRGDLRAKLAERLLAARVGSRWPVESDNGPAIAALSAHFGEMPPTQEKITVKIYVNGDELETLTLEPGAESRRINVPQALLTEDQQRIEFELQGRGEFSYSAVLTGFSDADSIASTTKDWSVQRRYEPDQMRIDGRLVPRGHRVVDGGYPWKPNKLTELAAGDRTLVTLTPRTRYQNSRPLRNYLMLIEPIPAGCAILEDTISGVYDRYEITPGAITFYIGDSKTPGDIRYALAGYLPGSYRMAPAVLASYYKPSEIAVSDPGSMRVLPVGTESSDPYTLTPDELFELGKAYYAKGDYQKAFDFLHQLHADWQLHPEPFKETVLLLFRAATHLDRHADIVPFFEIIKERFPDVELSFQEILNVALSYREIAEYERSYLVYRAIVQASFEKENQVAGFLNARGEFVRSVQTMESLLRDYPAESYVATASYALSQEVYRRAESVAEDEKLVDAGITRVDLIDNSIRMLDDFLTNWPEDPSGDQASFALATALIDLEQYNLAIKRGRQYADRYPSSRLLDSFWYMIGFCYFELQDHQRALEMCRKVAETTFTDPDSGVTRHADNKWEAVYIMGQIHHSLGQAAKAIDEYAKVSERFKDAAEAIEFFSRKSVSLPDVTTLVPKDKCELLLKHRNVTDVLVKVYRIDLMKFGLTQRNLDRITAINLAGIKPYHQETIPLGDGKDFRDRETKLSLPLDEQGAYLVVARSENLYSSGLMVVSPLALTVDEDPVSGRVRVNVKDRTKDAFLGDVHVKVIGSANDEFVSGQTDLRGLFVADAIRGKSTVIAVSEDNQYAFHRGSVVLQNVRGQIPSSSPNQAEDPFGMPAPGQADGDAAAAGAPGKAGKPLLDNLFNQNGLFQQEQRLNIEGLMNNRREGIQTKEAY, from the coding sequence ATGTTCTTGGCTTCAGTCTTCTGGAGCTTTTTCGGGGCGGTCGGATTCACGGCCGAACCGGAGCGTCCCGGCGAATCGGCGGGTCGTCCGGCCGTTACCGGTGTGGTGAACATCCCGGTAGTGGTGCACGACGCCATGCAAGATCGCAGGTACCAAGACGCGATCAAAGCAATCGAATCGGAGTTGCAAACGGACGACACAGCCGACTCGGATTACCTGCTCTATTTGAAGGCGCTCGCGCTGTCGCATTTGGACCGACGTGATGATGCTGTCGCGGCATACTTGGAACTAGAGCAAAAATATCCGGGTAGCGACTGGATCAGCCGGTCGCGGTTCGGACGTGCGGCCGTTGCGGTGGCGGACCGCCAATATAACGTCGCCGGGGAGATCTATCGGGCCGAGGCGGAGCGATTGCTCTCACGCGGCAGAAAAAACGAACTCGCCAAAATCTATCTCGAGTTCGCCGATCGGTTTTTCGAGGGCGTTCCCTCCAACGATCCTGCCAAAGTCAAGCAGCCCGATTTTTCGCAGGCGTTGGAGTACTATCGCGAAGCAAAAAAGCTCGGCCCGACCATTCGCCGACAGCAACAAATTGAATTCCGTGTGGCACGTTGCATCGAAGAGTTGAATCAGCTTGACGAGGCGATCCAAGCGTACCAGCAGTTTCTCAACGACCACGGGGATGAAAAACCGAAATCGGGTACGTCCGCGTCGATCGAATTACGATCGGATGCGATGTATCGATTGGGTTTATGCCAACTGAAAAACAATCAACATTCCGCCGCGCGACGCACTTGGCAGGACTTTCTTTCCAAAAACGAGCGCCGCGGTGACACGAACACGGTGCTGGCCGACCGCTTGGCCGATGCCAAGTACCGATTGGCGCACACGTACGGAATTCCCGCCCCGGCAAGCGATGGTGACTTGGAACTCGGCGTGACGCAGGCTGAACAATTTCTTGCCGCCTATCCCGATCACAAACTCGCTCCGAAAGCCCAGTTGGAAATCGCGCAAGGATTCGAATCACGTCGCCGCAACCTGCAAGCGGTGGACCGGTTGGAGAGTCTGATTGCCAACCCGAAGTATCGCGGATCGGACCAGTTGGCCGTCGCGCGGCGAATGCTCGGTCAGTCGTATCTGGCCCAAAACGAGTTCGACAAGGCGATCGAAGCTTGGAAGGAATTCTTGGAGCAACATCCCACCGATTCACAGTGGCCGGAGGTTCAGCAAAACATCATCAAAGCGGAGTTTGCCGCAGCCGACCATGCACGTAAGGAAAAGAATTACTCGGTCGCACGCTCGTTGTGGCAAACGTTTCTGAACAAGTATCCGTTGGATCCAAGGGCGCCGGATATTTTGTTGCAATTCGGCGAAATGAATTATCGCGACGCGTTGGCGCGGCATCAGCAACGCATCGACGTCGCGATCCAACAAGGCCGCTCGGAAACGGAGATTCGGCTCGATCAGACCTGCCGTGAACGGTTTGAAGACGCGATCGCCGATTGGCAGCGATTAGTCGAAAAATACCCTGGGACCGATCAGGCTTCGTTGGCCTCGTTGCGAATCGGCATCACCTTGGAAGATCAACTCGGACGCCGCAAAGAAGCACTGGAGTCTTACCGGAAAGTCCAAGGGGCGAGCGAATCGGTCGCCAAGCGACGCATCACCCGTCTGACAAGCCCCGAGTTGCAGGTCATGACCCAACGCAAGTTTCGCAGTGACGAGAAAGCCCAGATCCTGCTCACGACGCGGAACTTGGAAAACGTCTCCGTCGCGGCCTACACGATCGACATGACGGACTACTTTCGCAAGATGCATCTGGCCACCGGAGTCGAAAAGCTGGACATCGCATTGATCGATCCAGACGAACAATTCCAGCACACCGTTGTTGACTACGAACCCTTCAAGCGGATCGAACAGGAGGTCACGATCCCGATCGACGGACCCGGCGTCACCGCGGTGACCGTCAGCAGCGACAAGATGGAAGCGACGACGATGGTGGTCGTCAGCGACTTGGACATCCTGGTCAAATCGTCTCGGAATGAGTTGTTTCTGTTCGCCCAAAACATGCGGACCGGAAAGCCGGCCCAGGGTGTCAGCATCCTGGTCAGTGACGGTTCGTCGGTGTTCGAGGAACGCTTGACCGACAATGAAGGGATCGTGCGTTCGCAATCGCGTCGGCTGAGAGACATCAAGGATCTGCGCGTGTTTGCCGTCGGCGAGGGACATGTCGCGTCGACCGTGACGAACTTGAACGGCCTGGATTTCGCCGTCGGGCTCGTGCCCACCGGACACCTGTTTACGGATCGTCCGGTCTATCGACCCGGTGAGTTGGTCCATTTAAAGGGCATCGTGCGCTGGGTCGATCAAGACCGATTTGCGTTTCGCCCTGGCGAAGTGTTTGTGTTGGATGTTTATGATGCCCGCGGCAGAATGCTGAAAACGGAAAAGCTGACGCTGAACGCCGTCGGTGCTCTGTCGACCAACATGATGTTGCCACCCAACGCGGTTGCCGGAAACTACCGCGTGCACCTGCATCGCCGTGCGACACCACAACAATCCGAACTGTCATTTGAATCGCAATTCCTGGTCAAGCAATTCAAATTGGAGCCGGTTCAATTGACGATTGATACGGACGAAGACGTCTACTTTCGCGGTGACGAAATCAAGGCGACGGTTTCCTTGGCGTATCACTACGGTGCTCCGCTGCCCAACGTCGAGATCCAGTATTCCATCGGCACAGACGGCGATGTCCAATCCGCGACCACGAATGCCGACGGCACAGTGGAGCTTCGTTTCCCGACTCGCCGTTTTAGCGAATCCCAGGCAGTCGGGATCCGCGTTGATTGTCCACAGCGGAACGTCAGCGGTTCGCGGACGGTGTTTTTGGCGACACGAGGTTTCAACGTCAACGTTTCAACCGCCCGTTCCGTTTTCCTTGCCGGTGAAACATTCGACGTGAATGTTGATGTCATTGACCCGGCGGGCACCCCGGTTGGAACCCCGGTCAAGTTGGAGGTCTTTGAAGTCACCCAGGCGAATGATCATGCTCACGCCCGGCGAAGTCGATCCGGTAACTGGGGCGAACGGCTGACGGAGACATTCGACGTCACCACCGATCCGGCAACGGGCAAGGTCACACAGACGATCCAGATCGATCGCGGCGGATCCTACATCGTGCGTGCGACCGCCGAGGATCGCTTCGGCAACTCGATCAGCGGGCAAACGCGTCTGCACCTTTCCGGTGACGATGACACCACGCGATTGCGGGTCTTGGCGAATCAGCATCATTATCGCGTTGGTGACACGGCCACCGTCCGCCTGCACTGGCGCGAGGCTCCCACGCTCGCTCTGATTACCTTTGATGGCGCATCGGTATTGGGGCACCGTTTGGTGGATCTGAAACAAGGAGAAAACTCGATCGAAGTTCCGATCGATGCCGATCTGGCCCCCAATTTCTTCCTGTCGGCCAGTGTGATGCAACCCGGCAAACTTCACCACGCCCTTAGCGGTTTCGTGGTCAACAAGGGGCTGCAGCTCAAACTCACTCCATCAGTCACAAGCCTTGCTCCGACCGAACGCGTCAAGCTGGGAATCGAAGTCACCGATTCCGGCGGTCGCCCCGTCGCCGCAGAATTGACGTTGTCAATGGTCCGGTCCAGTTTACTCGAACGATTCGGCCCAGACGCGCGCGGCCCAGCCCCAGGTGGAATTGTGCAGGCGTTTACCAGCGGGCTCCGCCAGCGACGGATGCGACAAACGTCCAGTTGTCAATTCAGCTACGCCACACAAACACGATCGATCAATCAGGCCCTGCTCGTTGAATCGGAACGCAGGTCAAGGCGGTCGGCCGAAGCGGACGCGGTCGCCGACTTGTTCGCCAACGACGCGGCTGATTTCGAATACGCACGCATTGCAGGCGATTTGATTGTGGAGGACGAACCCAACAGTGGCGCGCGATCGGGCGCTTTCGGATATGCCGGAGTCGCCCGATTCGGTCAAACCTTTGGTACCAACTTCGACGTCGATGGCAACGGCACGATCGACCAGCTTCGTGATCTACAGGCGCGAGGACAACAAGCGCTGGACCCAGGGGCAACCCGAGGATTTGATTCATCGTTGCAGCACATGTTCTTCCATAAAGCTCGCAATGGTCGTGACGGTCGATCTGCCGCACAATACGCCCAAACGATGCATCGTGTTCCGCCTCCGGCGCCCTGGAGCGAAAACCTTGCCAAATCTATCAAGGCCTCGGGGCGCATCGACAGCCAATCGCTGCAACGGCGCGACATCACCATCAATGGCTTGACGGCCGATGGCCGATGGTTGGTGGTCAACGGAATGAGCGACGACGAAGTCGTTCAGTTGGCCAGTACCGACGGCGTGCAGATGTTCGCCGAAGCGCTCAGCGGTGAAACCGGATTCTGGGATCCAGTCGTCGCGACCGATGCCGAAGGAAAAGCCGAGATCGAAATCACGATGCCCGCGGATTCGACGGCGTGGACGCTTCGTGCCGACGCGATCAGCATCGATGCACTCGCCGGGTCGGACGCGGTCGACTTGGTCACGCGAAAAGATCTGTTCGGACAACTCCGAGCGCCGCTGGCGCTGACCGTCGGCGACAAGGCTGACATCACTGCCGAAGTGCACAACTCGCTCGATGGTCCACGCACGGTCAACGTGACGCTGAAATCGACCATGGGGGATCAGTCGTTGGAACAGCGGCAAAGAATCGAAGTCAAGGACGCCGGCATCGAAACGCTCACGTTTCCCGTGGAGGTCGTCCAGGCGGATCGCGTGCAATTCGAATTGATCGTGCAAAGCGACGGCGTTGATCCCGACCGTTACGTTTCGGTCGCGGAAGTATTGCCCTATGGCTACCCGGTGTATCAAACGGCCAGTGGCACGGCGTCACAGAATACGCTGGCGATCGTTCAGTTGGATCCCGATCAGAAGTCACGCGGCCAAAGTTTGGAGCTGATGATCGGTGGTCAGATTCATCAGACGTTGTTGGACAGCTTGCTTCGCGCCGAGTCCTTTGTGCCGCTCCGGTGTTTCCCGACCAGTTTGTTGGATCGAAGTGCTGCCGACTGCATGGGCGGCATTGCCGTTCTGAAGTCGATTCGCAGATCTGCACAGCGGGACACGCCCCAAGCCGTTCGGGTCAGCCAGCAGATCGCCGCTGCGGTCAGCACGCTGGTCGCTTCCCAGCGGGACGATGGCAGTTGGAGTTTGGGCGGCGACGTGACTGGACCGCCCGATCCGATCAGCACGGCACGGTCGATGTGGGCGCTCGCCGAAGCCCGCCGAGCTGGGTTTGCCGTCCCAGAACGCCAGTTCGAATCCGGCGTCGCGTTCTTGAAGAAAGCCTTTGCCGACGATCCCGACTTGAATCGCCAAGCCGTCCTGCTGGCGGCAATCGCCGAATGCGGATCCGGTGATTTCGCCTTGGCCAACCGGCTGTATCGTGAACGCAATCGATTGGACGCCTACGGCTTGGTCCAGCTGATGTTGGCTCTCACGTCGCTTCATCACAACGAGATGGCCGCGGAGCTCATTCCTGTGATCAAGTCCGAGACGTCTGAGCTGCGGTCAACAGTCGGCAGCACGTCAGTCGAAGTCACGGCACTGCAATTGATCGCGCTGCAGCGGATGCAATTGCGCGGCGACCTGCGGGCGAAACTTGCCGAACGTCTTTTGGCAGCCCGAGTCGGATCACGCTGGCCGGTGGAATCCGACAACGGCCCGGCGATCGCCGCACTTTCGGCCCACTTCGGTGAAATGCCACCGACCCAAGAAAAGATCACGGTGAAGATCTACGTCAACGGTGATGAACTCGAAACATTGACGTTGGAACCTGGCGCGGAGAGCCGCCGAATCAACGTGCCGCAAGCATTGCTGACCGAAGATCAGCAAAGAATCGAATTCGAGTTGCAGGGTCGCGGGGAGTTTTCCTACAGCGCCGTGCTGACAGGGTTCTCCGATGCCGATTCGATCGCCAGCACGACGAAAGACTGGTCTGTCCAGCGACGTTACGAACCCGATCAGATGCGAATCGACGGTCGATTGGTGCCCCGCGGACATCGCGTGGTCGACGGCGGCTATCCGTGGAAGCCGAACAAATTGACCGAACTTGCCGCGGGCGATCGTACCCTGGTCACACTCACCCCGCGGACACGCTACCAAAATTCGCGACCGTTGCGGAACTACTTGATGTTGATCGAACCGATCCCGGCGGGCTGCGCGATCTTGGAAGACACCATCAGCGGGGTTTACGATCGCTATGAAATCACGCCCGGGGCGATCACGTTCTACATCGGTGATTCAAAAACGCCAGGCGACATTCGCTACGCGTTGGCCGGCTACTTGCCAGGCAGCTATCGCATGGCCCCCGCCGTATTGGCCAGCTATTACAAGCCTTCTGAAATCGCCGTTAGCGACCCCGGATCAATGCGCGTATTACCCGTGGGAACCGAGTCCAGTGACCCCTACACGCTGACACCCGACGAGCTGTTTGAACTCGGCAAGGCATATTATGCCAAAGGAGATTATCAAAAGGCCTTTGATTTCCTTCATCAGCTTCACGCCGATTGGCAACTTCACCCGGAGCCGTTCAAGGAGACTGTGTTGTTGCTGTTCCGAGCGGCGACCCACTTGGACCGCCACGCTGACATCGTGCCGTTCTTTGAAATCATCAAAGAGCGGTTTCCCGATGTCGAATTGTCGTTCCAGGAGATTCTGAACGTCGCCCTTTCGTATCGCGAGATCGCCGAATACGAACGCAGCTACCTGGTTTATCGGGCGATCGTTCAAGCGAGTTTCGAGAAAGAAAATCAGGTCGCCGGGTTCTTGAATGCCCGCGGAGAATTCGTTCGGAGTGTCCAGACGATGGAGTCGCTGTTGCGAGATTACCCCGCCGAATCCTACGTCGCGACCGCCAGCTACGCACTATCACAAGAGGTTTATCGTCGCGCCGAGTCGGTTGCGGAAGACGAAAAACTGGTCGATGCGGGAATCACTCGCGTCGATTTGATCGACAATTCGATTCGCATGCTCGATGATTTTCTGACCAACTGGCCCGAAGACCCGTCCGGCGATCAAGCCAGTTTCGCACTGGCGACCGCTTTGATCGACCTGGAGCAATACAATCTGGCGATCAAACGTGGGCGACAATATGCCGATCGATATCCCAGCAGCCGGCTGCTGGATTCGTTCTGGTACATGATCGGATTCTGTTACTTTGAGCTCCAGGACCATCAACGGGCACTCGAGATGTGTCGAAAAGTCGCCGAGACGACGTTTACCGATCCCGATAGCGGAGTCACGCGTCACGCGGACAACAAATGGGAAGCCGTCTACATCATGGGGCAAATCCATCACAGCCTGGGCCAGGCCGCCAAGGCGATCGACGAGTATGCGAAAGTGAGCGAGCGTTTCAAAGATGCCGCCGAAGCGATCGAGTTCTTCAGTCGCAAATCGGTTTCTTTGCCCGATGTCACGACACTCGTGCCCAAGGACAAGTGCGAGCTGTTGCTGAAGCATCGAAACGTCACGGACGTCTTGGTCAAAGTGTATCGCATCGATTTGATGAAGTTCGGATTGACGCAGCGAAATCTGGACCGGATCACCGCGATCAACCTGGCAGGGATCAAGCCGTATCACCAAGAAACGATACCACTGGGCGACGGCAAGGACTTTCGCGATCGGGAAACGAAGCTCTCACTTCCGCTGGACGAACAGGGCGCATACCTGGTGGTGGCGCGTTCGGAAAACCTGTACAGCTCCGGTTTGATGGTCGTCAGCCCCTTGGCATTGACCGTGGACGAAGATCCCGTGTCTGGGCGCGTCCGCGTGAATGTGAAGGACAGGACGAAGGATGCGTTCTTGGGTGACGTGCATGTCAAAGTGATCGGTTCGGCCAATGACGAATTCGTTTCCGGACAGACCGATCTTCGTGGGCTGTTCGTCGCCGACGCGATCCGGGGGAAGAGCACGGTGATCGCGGTCAGTGAAGACAATCAATACGCGTTCCATCGCGGCTCGGTCGTGCTGCAGAATGTTCGCGGGCAGATTCCGAGTTCCTCGCCGAATCAGGCCGAAGATCCCTTCGGAATGCCTGCACCGGGGCAAGCCGATGGCGACGCCGCTGCCGCGGGGGCACCTGGCAAAGCCGGCAAGCCGCTGTTGGACAACCTGTTCAATCAGAACGGCCTTTTCCAACAGGAACAACGATTGAACATCGAAGGCCTGATGAACAACCGCCGCGAGGGCATTCAGACCAAAGAGGCGTATTAG
- a CDS encoding EscU/YscU/HrcU family type III secretion system export apparatus switch protein, protein MAENQDRDQRTEEATPQRLRKAREDGQIGFSAELVGGVILATTALFYWFLGDWFFGTITGSIEYRMTHFETVMVDPRLLVKAFIDETLRIGTAVMAIVAPLGILAAVTGLLQTSFNLSFKPLELKLDKLSVIKGFQKIFSMQSAVRGALSLAKAAVIVAIAIFVGQSRIDQITTSGFGSIQELMFFLGGLLVHCSLAIAATITFLGMIDLGFQKWKHLEDMKMSRQDIKDEHKSTEGDPMVRARIKQLQAEMGRKRMLADVPKASVVITNPTHFAVAVQYDRDQMDAPIVIAKGADFVAKKIIAIAKENGVPVVERKPVARFLFKNVEIGNPIPFDLYQAVAEILNFVNRMRSAI, encoded by the coding sequence ATGGCCGAAAACCAAGATCGCGATCAAAGGACCGAGGAAGCCACCCCGCAGCGGCTGCGAAAAGCGCGCGAGGATGGCCAAATCGGATTCAGTGCCGAGCTGGTCGGAGGAGTGATTCTGGCGACCACCGCATTGTTCTATTGGTTTCTGGGGGATTGGTTCTTCGGCACGATCACCGGTTCGATCGAATACCGCATGACCCACTTCGAAACCGTGATGGTCGATCCCCGACTGCTCGTCAAAGCATTTATCGACGAAACCTTGCGGATCGGGACCGCGGTGATGGCGATCGTCGCCCCGCTGGGCATTTTGGCCGCCGTGACGGGATTGCTTCAAACGAGTTTCAATCTCAGTTTTAAACCGCTGGAGCTGAAGCTGGACAAGTTGAGTGTGATCAAGGGATTCCAAAAGATCTTCTCGATGCAAAGCGCCGTTCGCGGCGCGCTGTCGCTGGCCAAGGCCGCAGTGATTGTCGCGATCGCAATCTTTGTCGGCCAGTCAAGGATCGACCAGATCACCACCTCCGGATTCGGATCGATTCAAGAACTGATGTTCTTTCTGGGCGGTTTGCTGGTGCATTGTTCGTTGGCCATCGCCGCGACGATCACATTTTTGGGGATGATCGACCTGGGGTTCCAAAAATGGAAACACCTGGAAGACATGAAGATGAGCCGTCAGGACATCAAAGACGAGCACAAGTCGACCGAGGGTGATCCGATGGTGCGTGCCCGGATCAAGCAACTGCAGGCGGAAATGGGGCGAAAACGGATGCTCGCCGACGTCCCCAAGGCATCGGTCGTGATCACCAACCCGACCCACTTTGCCGTCGCGGTCCAGTACGATCGCGATCAGATGGACGCTCCGATCGTGATCGCCAAGGGGGCGGATTTTGTCGCCAAAAAGATCATCGCCATCGCCAAAGAAAACGGTGTGCCCGTGGTCGAACGAAAACCGGTCGCGCGTTTCCTGTTCAAGAACGTCGAAATCGGCAACCCGATCCCTTTCGACCTCTATCAAGCCGTCGCGGAGATTTTGAACTTCGTCAATCGCATGCGTTCGGCGATCTAG
- a CDS encoding Na+/H+ antiporter NhaA translates to MATASTNDNPIRSFLYSNSMFLVFGSLAALLWANADGLLHGHSYHNFVHVNLWPFSHSGHAEHGGHGLTFHFVVNDILMAMFFAIAAKEVWESILPGGALSNLRTAATPLLATAGGVVGPSVVYLVGAVLLGQYSELGNGWAIPCATDIAFSYLIARLIFGNGHPAISFLLLLAIADDALGLAILAVFYPSSEVNLYWLGLTAAAVATGWGFNRGGVRNFWWYLAIPGIMSWVSFYMAGIHAALGLVPVIATLPHAKTDAGLFAETGKETDTLNQFEHWWKEPVELILGLFALVNAGVVLSSVGAGTWLVTTGLFVGKPLGILAFSYFAVKVLKLELPGGMNLKHVAVIGCIASLGFTVALFVSTAAFPNPGPIQDSVKMGALLSFLAPVTALAAAWLMGIRPAFLGGDQSASASVEP, encoded by the coding sequence ATGGCGACAGCATCGACCAACGATAATCCGATCCGATCCTTTCTGTACAGCAACTCAATGTTCCTGGTGTTCGGGTCGTTGGCCGCATTGCTGTGGGCCAACGCGGACGGATTGCTTCACGGTCATTCGTACCATAATTTCGTTCACGTCAATCTGTGGCCGTTCTCGCACTCCGGGCACGCAGAGCATGGCGGCCACGGTTTGACGTTTCACTTTGTGGTCAACGATATCCTGATGGCGATGTTCTTTGCGATCGCGGCGAAGGAGGTTTGGGAATCGATCTTGCCCGGCGGGGCGCTTTCGAATCTTCGCACCGCGGCGACGCCGTTGTTGGCAACCGCCGGCGGTGTGGTCGGCCCGTCGGTGGTCTACCTGGTCGGTGCGGTTCTGCTGGGACAATACTCCGAACTCGGCAACGGCTGGGCAATCCCCTGTGCCACCGACATTGCGTTCAGCTATTTGATCGCGCGATTGATTTTCGGCAACGGACATCCGGCCATTTCGTTTCTGTTGCTGCTGGCCATCGCCGACGATGCATTGGGGCTGGCCATTCTGGCGGTGTTCTATCCGTCCAGCGAAGTCAACCTTTATTGGTTGGGGCTGACCGCGGCGGCCGTGGCGACCGGATGGGGATTCAACCGCGGTGGTGTGCGGAATTTCTGGTGGTACCTTGCTATTCCGGGCATCATGAGTTGGGTGTCGTTTTATATGGCGGGAATCCACGCGGCACTCGGTTTGGTACCGGTGATCGCGACGTTGCCCCACGCGAAAACCGACGCCGGTCTGTTCGCAGAGACTGGGAAGGAGACCGACACGCTGAACCAGTTCGAACATTGGTGGAAAGAGCCGGTTGAACTGATCCTGGGGTTGTTCGCCTTGGTCAACGCCGGCGTCGTGCTCTCCAGCGTCGGCGCCGGAACGTGGCTGGTCACGACCGGGTTGTTCGTGGGCAAACCGCTCGGCATCCTGGCCTTCAGCTACTTCGCCGTCAAAGTGTTGAAGCTGGAGTTGCCCGGTGGAATGAATCTTAAGCATGTCGCTGTGATCGGCTGTATCGCCAGTTTGGGATTCACCGTGGCACTGTTTGTCTCGACCGCCGCGTTCCCGAATCCGGGACCGATCCAAGACTCGGTCAAGATGGGGGCGTTGCTGAGCTTCCTGGCACCGGTCACTGCGTTGGCGGCCGCCTGGTTGATGGGCATTCGCCCGGCGTTTTTGGGTGGTGACCAGAGCGCAAGCGCAAGCGTCGAACCGTAG